The Sphingomonas naphthae nucleotide sequence GCCGCCGCTTTCAGCCGCTCCCGCGCGCTGGCGCCGAGCTGGAGCAAATGGGCCATCCGCTTGGCGGCGGTGCTGTGCCCGCCGAAGAACGGCTGGAAGCCGACCGCATAGACGCCGTTTTCGATATGGTTGCGCTGGATCGAGGCGAAGGCGACGCGCACCTTCCCCCAGTCGCACGCCAGCTCTTCCGTCACCGTCATCGCCGCCTGGGTCATGGCGCCGTTGCCGATCTCGGGCTGGGGCACGCGCACCGTCACGATATCGTCCGGGGCGATCTCGATCCAGGCGCCGAACTCGCTGCCATGGGGGCTGTCCGGTCCCCATGGGCCGCTCTGGACCGGATCGGCCTCGCGCGCGACGGCGCGGCCGATGCCGAGCGCGAAGCCCCCGCCGACGGCGGCGGAGACCAGGATGAAGCGGCGGCGATCGAGGGTGATGCTGTTCATGGCGATCGTCCGTCAGGCCGGTTCGAGCGCGGCGCGGTGGATCGCGGCGCGGACGCGGGGGTAGGTGCCGCAGCGGCAGATGTTCGAGACCGCCGCGTCGATGTCGGCGTCCGCCGGCCGGGGAATCTTCTTCAGCAGATCGGCCGCGGCCATGAGGATGCCGGCCTGGCAGTAACCGCATTGCGGCACGTTCAGCTCGTTCCACAGCGTCTGGAGGCGGGCGCCGCCGTGATGCGCCAGCCCCTCGATCGTCACGATCTCCGCGTTTGCCACGCTTTCCAACGGCACCTGGCAGGATCGGGTCGCCTCGCCGTTGAGATGGACCGTGCAGGCGCCGCATTGGGCGATCCCGCAGCCGAATTTGGTGCCCGTCATCCCGAGATGGTCGCGCAGCGCCCACAGCAGCGGCGTCGCCGGATCGATGTCCAGCGATTGCGCCACGCCGTTCACCCGCAAGCGGATCGCCGCCATCAGGGCCTCCGCTGAACGGGGCGGGGCATGAAATCGGGTGCCATCGGATCGTCTCTCCTTCAGCCGGATCGACGAGACTTTCCGTCGTCCGGTCTTGGGCGTGACGCCAGAGCCACGCTGATTGGCACATGAAATGCTGTGCATATGCTCAGCATGTCAAGCGCGTCACCGTTGGAATCATCTTACGAACCGCGTCCCGCCTTATACAATTGCGCATTCATCGCCGGGGCGGCTTCGGCGACCGGTGCGGTGACCCCGGGCGTGGCGTGCGGTAGCAATCGGGCAAAAGCTGGGAGAAGGACGGATGGCAAAGCTGGATCTGAGCGAGTTTCGACAGAATTGGCGGCCGCTCACGGCCTGCTTCCTGGGGGTCGGCTCGGCGCTGTCGCTGAACAATTTCGTCGCGAGCAATTTCGCCCCCTACCTCATCAAGGAATTCGCCTGGACCCGCGCGCAATGGGCGATGACGGGCACGGTGGTGCTGCTGATCTTCGTGTGCGTGCCGATCGCCGGGCGGCTGGCCGATCTCTATGGCGTGCGGCGGGTCGCGTCGGTCGGCGTCGTCAGCTTCCCGCTCAGCTATGTGGCGATCGCGCTGATGAACGGCGACATCCGGATATTCTACGCCATCTGCATCCTTCAGGTGGTCCTGCGAAACGGCGGGATCAGGATCAGCGCGGCGACACCGCAGACCGCCGAGAAGGTCGCGACGGCGGCATAGCCGGCGCGCCGCCTCATCGTCGCCCGTGAGCGTGATCCGGTGATTGGCGACGACGTGCGGAAAACGGGTAATGGCCCCGGCCGTCGCGATCGAACTGCCGATAGGCGTCGGCCAGGCCGGCCTCGATCGCCTCGGTCCCCTGCATCTCGCCCACGGTGACGATCACCCGTGCATCGGCGGCGAAGACGCTGTCGAAGGCGTCGAAGTCGCCGCTGTCCAGGCAGCGTGAATATCGAAGGCGCAGCTCGCGGATCTCTTCGCGATCGAGCAGCGCCGCGAGACGCGGGTCGAGGCCCCCGATCGCCGCGCCGCTCACGCCGCGGTCTCGGTCGCAGCCTGCTGCGGCCATGTCGGATAATCCGTATAGCCTTTCTCGCCCGACGGCCCGTACCAGGTGGCGCGATCGGGAACGGCGAGGGGGTGGCCGTTCCGCAGGCGGTCGACGAGATCGGGGTTGGCGATGAAGGGCCGCCCGAAGGCGACCAGATCGAGGTCGCCGGACTTCAGCGCCGCCTCGGCGCTGTCCCGATCGAACCCGCCGGCGGCGATCAGCGTGCCGCGATAGGCCTGGCGGAAGGCGTGGGCAAAGCCCTCGGGCATCCGCTCGGCGCCGATCGTCAGCTGGTCGCTGAGATGCACATACGCGAGCGGACGCGCGTTGAAGGCGGCGGCCGCCGCGACCCAGGTTTCGGCTTCGTCGGGATAGGCGTGCATGTCGAACAGGCGGCCGAACGGCGAGATGCGAACGCCGACCCGGTTCCCGCCGACCTCGGCGACGAGCGCGTCGATCGTCTCCAGCATGAAGCGCAGGCGGTTCTCGATCGAGCCGCCATATCGGTCGTCGCGCCGGTTGAGCGTGCCGTTGACGAACTGTTCGAACAGATAGCCGTTCGCCCCGTGCAGCTCGACCCCGTCGAAGCCGGCGTCGATCGCCATGCGCGCGGCGCGCACGAAATCCCGCGTGATGCGCGCCATCTCTCCGGTTTCGAGCGCGCGCGGTTCGCTCACGGGAACGAGGCCGGGCGTGCCGTCCTCCCCATAAGCGAAAGCGCAAGAGGCGGGGCCGCGCGTGGCGGCGGAGGAGACAGGCGCCCGACCATCGGGCTGGAGCGTCGCGTGCGAGACGCGGCCGACGTGCCAGAGCTGCGCGAAGATGCGGCCGCCTTCCGCATGGACGGCGTCGGTCACCCGCCGCCAGCCGGCGGCCTGCTCGGGCGTATAGAGCGCCGGGTTGAACAGATAGCCGCGCCCTTCGATCGAGACCGGCGCGCCTTCGCTGACGATCAGGCCGGCCGTCGCGCGCTGACGATAATATAGCACGGTCAGATCGTCCGGAATCGTGTCGATCGCGCGGGCGCGCGTCATCGGCGCCATGACGATACGGTTCGGTAATGCGAGACCGGCGAGGTCGAACGGGGAGAACAGCGTGCGCAAGGCGGGAATCCTTCGGGATACAGCGGTCGAGAGGTCACAGCCGATCTATCCCTTCACCGGCGCAAGATAATCCGCTTGTAAGGCAAGACACTTCATCCCACAGCTCTACAATGATCCATCAGGACCGCTTCACGGGCCTTGCCGAGTTCGTCACGACCGTACGCAACGGCAGCTTCACGTCCGCCGCGGCCCACCTGGGCGTCACCAGTTCCGCCGTCGGCAAGAGCCTGTCCCGTCTCGAGGCGAAGCTCGGCACCAAGCTGATGCACCGGACGACCCGGCGGCTGACCCTGACCAGCGAGGGCCAGGAATATTTCGAGGCCTGCGTCCGCATCCTCGAGGATCTCGACGGCGTGGAGAGCGGCATCACCACCGGCCGCGAAAGTCCGGTCGGAACGATCCGGCTCAACCTGCCCGCCGCCTTCGGGCGTCGGCATGTGATGCCGGTGCTGATGGGCCTCACGGCGCGCCATCCGCGCCTCGACCTGTCCGTGATGTTCACCGAGCGCACGACCGACATCGTCAACGAGGGCGTCGATCTCGCCGTCAGGATCGGATCGCTGGGCGACGATGCCGACCTGACGGCCCGGCGACTGGGCACGCAGCGGCTGCTGATCTGCGCGTCGCCCGCCTATATCGCCGCGCAGGGCGCGCCCGCGACGCCGCGGGACTTGCTGACGCGCGACTGCATCATCGGCTGGCGGCGCGTGCCGAGGCCCACCTGGCTGCTGAAGGACGAAACGGGCGCGGTCGCCCGCCACGAAATCCACGTACGCCTAGAATTCAGCGACGGTGACGCGATGGTGCAGGCGGCGCTCGCCGGCGGCGGACTGTGCCAGCTGCCGACCTGGCTGATTTCCGACGAACTGGCCGCCGGCCGCCTCGTGCCCGTGCTCGATGCATGCGCCGGCGCCGAAATGCCGATCCACGCGGTGTGGCCGGCGTCCCGCTATCTCCAGCCGAAGCTGCGCGTCGTCATCGATGCGCTCGCCGACGCCGCCAGCATGGCGGGATCGGGCTTCAACCCGTAACCGTCGCGGGTAGTCGCCGCCTCGATCACCTGTTCGCGGCCGTCATTCTCGGCACCGTCATCTGGGCGGTTTGGGAAATCGGCTTTGACTGGTGGCCGCTCGTGCCGCGCGGCGATCTCATCTTCCTGATGGGGGCGCTTCTCGCGACACCGTGGATTACGCGCCGCCTGCGGCCGGGGACTTCCTTGAGGGCCAAGGCCGGCCCCTTGATGTTCGCGCTCGGCGTCGCCACGGTCGTGGGTCTGGTATCGCTCGCACGGGACGTCCACGATCAGGATGGCACGCTCCCCGGACCCCGCGCGGCGGTGACGGCCAATTATGCCGGCGTGTCCGACGATGACTGGACAGCCTACGGTCGCAGCTGGTTCGGCGACAAATGGTCGCCGCTGACCCAGATCATGCCGCAGAACGTGAACAAGCTACAGGTGGCCTGGCACTATCACACGGGCGATCTGATGCGGGCGAGCGGCATTGCCCAGGTGGTTATCACAACGAGGCGGATCACCTCGGGCAATGAGTTGAAATAGCGAAACGGGCTGGGTGGCTTCTGATGGCGAGGCATATCGCCGCGCTACCTGGCGTTTCCCAACGGCAGATGCACCTGCTCTGACAGAGTCAATCCATGTGATCCGCGACATATCCCGGCGTCTTGGCCATCTGCGGCAGCAAGGCGGCGAGCAGGGCGACGGCGACGAGCCAACTGCTCACCACCTTGATCGCGATCTGCCAGCCTCGCGCCAGGATCAGGCGGGCGGGCAGGGTGAGGAGCAGGCAGGGGAGGGCGCGCCACAGATCGGTTCGGGCGCCTTCACCCGCGATGACGGCGCCGGCGGCCAGCCCGGCCATCGGGGCGAGGGCCAGCGCCAGCCACGTCGGCACGCCGCCGGGCAGGTGGATCAGCGCGCAGGCGAGGATCAGGATGGCCCAGCAGGCGAGGAAGGCGATCTCGATCGAGGGGCCACCGATGGGCAGGAAGCTGCCGGCCACGGCGGCGCCCGCCGTCAGCAGGATCGCGGGCAACACCACCCGGCGGGGCGCGAAGGCCAGCATCAGGGCGAAGGCGACGCACAGCAGCGCCGCCGGAAGCGCGCCGCCTCTCACGGGATTGCCCGGTACAGGAAATAGACGCCCGTCGCCGCGATCAGCCCGCCGACGACGCGCGTGGCGATCTCGCCGCCCGGCCTGTCGTTGAGCAGCCCGAGCAGGATGCCGGCGACGTGGAGCAGGCCGGTCGCCAGCACGAAGCCCAGGCTGAAGGCGATCGGGTCGGCGATCGAGGGCAGCTCGGCGCCATGGGCATAGCCATGGAAGATCGCGAATATCGCCACCAAGGTCACCGCGATCCACACCGGCGCGCGCCAGGCGAAGGCGATCGCCCCGCCCAGCAGCAGCACGGACAGCGCGATGCCGATCTCGACCGGCGGCATCGGCACGCCCGCCATCCCCAGCGCGCCGCCGAACGCCATCACCGTGGGGAAGATCACCGGCAGCAGCACCACCAGCGGCCGGCCGAGGAAAGCGCCCCAGATGCCCACCGCCACCATCGCCAGCAGATGATCCGGCCCGGACAAGGGATGGTGGAAACCCGCGAGGAAGCCGCCGGTCAGCGACTCGTCGAGATGCGCCGATGCCGGACCGGCGAGCAGGACCAGCGCCAGCGCCGCGATGATTTTCAGCAAGGGCGAGGGGCCGGAACGAAACGACATGCCAAATCCTTGCGTAGAGGGAATCGTTCGACGGGCCGCCCGTGTCACCGGCTTGGCGCAGCGATCGGGATCAAGTCAAACCTTCGTCGCCCGGTTGTGATACGAACGGCGGCAACGACAGGATGCAGGGAGCGGATCGCATGGCGAAATACGGGTTGCCGATCACTTTGACGGTGGGTGTCGGCGTGGCGATCGCGGCGCCGGCGCTGGCGCATGATTTCTGGCTCCAGCCCAAGGGCTTTCAGTTCCCGGCACCCGCCGCCGCGCCCTTTTCGGTGCTGGTGGGCCATGGCCCGGCGCGCGAACGCTGGTCGGGCGATCCGGCGCGGGTGAAGTTCCTGATCGCTGTCGGCCCCGACGGGCGGCAGGATCATCGCGCCGACCTGGGCAACAGCAGCGGCGGCAACGGCGTACTGCGCTTCGCCAGACCGGGCACCTATGTGTTGGCGATGCAGACCACGCCGGCGGCGAGCGACCTGCCGGCGCTGCGCTACAACAGCTTCGCGGCGGAAGAGGGGCTGACCCCCGCGCTCGCCCTGCGCCAGCGCACCGGCCAGACCAACGCCAACGGTCGCGAAACCTACAGCCGGCGGGTGAAGGCGCTGATCCAGGTCGGCCCGACCGATGCGCCGCAGCCGCAGGTCACCCGCCCGGTCGGCCTCACGCTGGAGATCGTGCCCGAGAAGGACCCCTATCGCCTCAAGGCCGACGAGCCCTTGCCGGTGCGCATCCTGTTCGAGGGGCGGCCGCTGGCGGGCGCGCTCGTCAAGCTGACCAACCTCGATTTCGACACCCGCCCACTGGAAACGCATCGCAGCGACAGGGCCGGCCGGGCGATCTTCACCGTGCCCGATCATGGCGCATGGCTGATCAACGTGATCTGGACCAAGCCGATCAGGGGCAATCCGACAGCGGATTTCGAGACGACCTTTTCCAGCCTCACCTTCGGCTACGGCCCCAAACGACGCTGAGACCGACCCGGACATGATGACACCCACGGCGTCGGGTACGCCGTGGGTGTCTATCCGCCAGGCAGGACGGATCAGTTGTCGATCGGTTCGGCCGTCAGGTTGACGGCCGGAACGTCGGTCGCGGCGGGCTTGTTGGCCGTGGCCGTGCTGGCCGCGTCGAACGCCGCGGCGAAAGGCGTGCTGATGCGCGACTGGATGCTGGCCGTCGCGGTCGGCGTTGGCGTGGGGGAGGGGGTGCTGGCGGTCCCGCCGGCACTCCCCCCGCCGCAGCCCGAGAGGATCAGTGGCCCGAGGGCCACCATGCCGAGGTTGCGGAGACTGCGCGTCATGATCGGGCCCTTCACTGGACGGCCGGCGCGGCGGCGGCCGCGTTGCGGGCGGTGCGCGGCGAGCCGGGGATCGGCGTGTTGAGGTAGGGGAAGCCCGTACCCAGATCCCGCGCGCTGATCGGCGCGCCATCGGTATAGGCGACCATGCCGGTCGGCGCGTTGGCGGGGGTGCACAGGCCGAGATCGGTGGCGACGCGGTTGATCGGCACCGGATGGCACAGGCGGCCCATCGCCACGCGCAGGGTGATGTCCACCGTATCGTCACCCGGACGGCGCCCGTTGGGGAAGCCGGCGAGATCGTCGCCCGCCACGCCGAAGGTGCTCTGGGTGGCGCGCGGGGTCGGCGCGATCGCGGTGTTGAGGCGGATCATCTCCGATGGCGTCACGCGCGACATCTGGTTGAGCGTACGGATACCGGTCAGGAAGGTCGCGACCAGATCGTTGCGCGGGAAGTTGTTGGGCGCCAGATTGGTGAAGCTGGTGCCCAGCGTCGCGTTCACCGGCGCGCGGAACAGGCGATCGAGGATCGCCGGGAGCGTCGGATTGGTGACGTAATCGCCCAGCGCCGCGTCGGCGGTGGGCTTCACGGCGTTGAACAGATCCTTCTGGTTCAGGCCGATCACCAGCTCGTTTACGAGCGGCATACCCAGGCGCGAGACCTGGACATAGGCGCCGCCCTGAAGCGCCGGCACCGCATAGGTCGGCGTCGGGTCGCGCAATTCGGCCTGCGGCAGGCTGGCGGTCGACCACACGCCGACGACGCCGTTGCCGCCGCCGGTGATGCAGGTGATCGGCAGCTCGATCGCGATCGAGGTGACGTTCTTCTTGCCGACGAGATCGTCGTTGTTGCGGCTCTGGCGGATGCCGCCGGGGAAGCCGCGGCCGTCATTGGCGCCCGGTGCGCTGTCGCCCTCGATCGGCACGAAATTCACCAGATCGAAGACTTCGCCCAGATTGACCGCGAACGCCTCGGCACGCTGGCCGACGAACACGCGGCCCGCCGTCGAGCAGCTCGGCAGCGCGACGTTGTAGACATATTGGTTGGCGTAGCCGGCGTAATCGGGGATAGTCTTGTTGCCGGTATTGTCGATCGGCTTGGTGAAGGTGGTCGATCCGCCCGTGGAGGCCGCGATGGCGGCGCGGGTGCCGGCGCGGCGATCGCCGGTGATCTGGGTGACGGTGTAGGTCTCCAGTTCGCCCACGTTCGACTGGTCCGTGGCGGTCGCCGGACCGGCGGCGCGCAGCGCGATCGGCAGGGTCTTGTCGCCGATCGGCAGGGTGATGCCGGTGCCGTTGCGCAGCGTGTTGGTGAACTTGAACTGGTAGGTCAGGTTTTCGATGGCGTCGCCGTCGTTATCGATGTGGATCTCGTAGATCGCATCGGGGTCCATCGTGAAGTAATTGGGGCCGCTGCCGGGGCTCTGGTCGGGCTGGAAATTGGCGATGATCGTCACGAAGCCCTCGCGGCCCGGCTCGTAGCTGCGGAAGGCGTAGACGTCGGTATTGTCCACCTTCGGCCGCTCGGTGATGCCGGGCGCTTCCCGGTGGCTGGAGGCGAATGCGGTGGCGTTGGCCAGGCAGAGCGATGCCATCGCCGTACCAAGCGCGAATTTCCCGAGCAGCTTCATTCCCGTCTCTCCCTGTTCATTCCGCCGCACGGCCGCGCCGTCCGGATATTCCCGATGGTCGATGGACCTAGCCCTCACCGAAGCTACGTGCCCGGCGAGGGCGAAGTTGCACCCGCGATGCGCGGGCCTCGAATTTCGTTGGCCACCGGCGGTCCGGCGGTGAGGAACAGATCGTCCCACCGCCATTGGCCGGAACCGAGGGCCAGCACCGTGTCCGGCGGGCCGGCCAAGGTCAGCAGGCTGGGGCCGGTCTGCGTTTCGGTGCGGCATATGCCGGGCGCCTGCGCGACCGTCGCCAGCACCGCCTGCCGCACGGTATCGAGCGCGCGATGGCTCGCCCGGTCGGCGCCGTCGATCCAGCGGCCGTCCCACAGCATCACCGCATTGGCGACCGATCGGGCGTCATGCGGCAGGCGGCCGAGGCTCGCCTGCACCGCCGCATCGCCCCGCAGCGCGTCGCGCACCCGTGCCGCCAGATCGCACGGCTCGCCGATCCCCGTCGAGGTATCGGTGATCGCCATCACCGGCGGCGCGATCGAAAGCGGGGTGGGAACCAGCGCGACCGGGATGATCGGTGCCGGCACCGGCTCCGCGTCGGGCGCCGCCTCGGTCACCGCCGGCATTTCGGCCGGGGCGGACGCGACATCGAACAACGCGATCGATCGCCCTGCGGCGGGCGCGTTTACGGGCGCGCCATGCGCCATGGCGATCAGCCCCAGCGCGGCCGCGTGCAGCGCCACGACCGGCACCACCATCCAGCGTCGACGGGTCGGCGCGGACATTGCTATCTCCGCGCCCCGCCGATCACAGCGCCAGCTTCATGCCGAGCGTCATGTTGTAGAATTCGCGATCCTTGTCGAACTGGACATCATAGCCCGCGAAGAAGGAGATCGGCCCGCCGCCGCCGATGTCGAGCGACCCGCCGGCGTTGTAGTAATTCCGGCGCAGCGCGGTTGTCGTGAAGGTGAAGGGCGTCGGCGTCGCCGTGTTGAGGAAGCTGGCGCTGATGAGGTGCTGGCGGTTCTGGAACTCGTGATACCAGCCGCCGTGGACACTGGGCTTCACCGTCGCGCCCATGATCTCGAACGACTTGGCCGCGCGCAGGGCGAGGTTCGATCGCAGCGATTCATCCCGCGCCCGCGAAATGGTCAGCGCGCTTACGCCGCCCAGCTCGATGAAACCGTCGATCTTGGTGTAGGCGTAGCGGACCGAGGCGGTCGGCTCCAACTCGAACCCGCCGAAGTCGTAGGCGAGGCCCAGAGTGCCGCCGCCGGCATAGACCGTGCCCTTGGTGCGCGCCGAATTGCTGTCTCTGAACGCGCCGATCGCAACGTTGCGGGTCACGGCCCAGGTCAGGTCGTTGTAACTGCCCCAGCCGGTCACATAGGCCGGGCCGACCGATGCGGTGGCATAGAGGCCGCCGAAACCATTCTCCAGCCGCCCGCGCGACGCGTTGGGGCCGAGGTGGGCGTTGGTGCTGCTGTAGCCGCCGAACGCGCCGACCGCGACCGTCGGCATGATCTGATAATCCGCGCCGCCGATGAAGTGATATTCGTCGGTATCGGCGCCGTAGCGATCAATCGCCGCCTTGTAGCGGCCATAGCGCGAGCCGCCCGAGATCCAGAGGTTGGCCTTGCCGTCGGCGTCCAGCGCCGCGCGCGAGCCGTCGCCCATCGCCGCGCCGGTGCGGCCGGCGCGGGTGACGCGGCCGATCGTCGTCTCCTGCGATTCCACAGCGTTCAGCGAGATATCGGGCAGATTGCTGTAGGCCGCCGGGCTCAGCGCCAGCAGCGCCGCCGATTGCGCGCCGGGCGTGGCGAAGGTGCCGTCGATCGCGTTGAACAGCGCCAGCGTGTTGCCGGAAGGCAGGCCGACGAAGCCGTCGAGCACGCCGCCCACCGCCGCCTGATTGGGCGTCGTGCCCATCGACGCGAAGGATGCCAGCTGCACCGCGAGGCCGTTATAGGTGGTGTTGCCGGAAAGCGCGCCGATCAGCGTCGCCGCGCCCGTCGTCAGGTTGATCGAATAGAGCGAGGTCACGCCCGTCGTCGGGTTGGTCAGCGTCGCATAGGCCGCGCCTTCACGCGAGATATCGAAACCGACCGACCCGGTGCTGGCCACGCCGGTCGAGCCGACCGTGAACAAGGTGCCGTTGTTGGGCGAGACCGTCGCATTGCCCTGCGTCGCGAGGCGGGCGGGCGCGAGGCCGCCGCGATTGTCGATCACATACAGCGTGGTCGTCGTCGCGCCGGCGACGCTGTTGGTATAAGCCGCGCCCGCCACCGTGGCGATCTGGCCGGCGCTCGCATCGGTCGTGGCGTAGGCGATAGGCCCGTCGATCGCGGCGAGCGCGCCATTATCGGGGTTGATCCGCACATCCTGACCGACCTGCGTGATGAGGCGGATACGATCGACCGTCGGATTGAAATCGAGCGCGATCGACGAGATCGTCGGGATGGCCGGGGTGCCGACCGCCGTCGCGGCGCCGGTGCGCGAGTTGATCGCATAGAGCTGGCCGACGTTGCTGACGCCGTAGAGGACGCGCGGGCTGGCCGGGCGATAGTCGATGCCGCCGATCGTGGTGCCGGCGGCCACGCCGGTGATCGCGACCGATCGTGTCACCGTTCCGGGCGCCGTCGCGCCGATCGAAACCAGCGTGTTGCCCGCGCCCACGGTCTGAAGGGTCTGCGCCGACGCGCCCCCGGCCATGCCCAGCGCCAGCGCGGTGGTCGAAGCCAGAACAAGCGGCCTGAAATACGTCACGCGCATGGAAATCCCCCCTTTTGTTGCGAGTAAAACTATTGCCCGGCGATTTCGTTCATCGGAGGGCAAGATTTATTTTCACGCAAAACATTGATTTCAATAGGAAACGCATAAATTCAAAATTGGCGCATTTTGGCTAGTTTTTGATACGGAGGCGCGGCGTACAAAGTTTCAGCGCCCGATAAATTATTTTTGAGATGCACCCGAGCGGCGTTTTGCTGCGTAGCGGTCGGGTATGGCGCCGCGTGCGAGCGCCATCGCAGAGGGGGAAGCGGATGCGGGCGGCGATCGTGATGGCGGCGGTTTGTCTGGTGGGCATTGCGGGGGATGCCGTCGCGCAGACAGGGCCGGCGATCCCAGTGATCGATCGGTCGCTTTCCAGCGAGGGCGAGATCGTCGTCTACGGCCGCTCGCTGCCGCAGATCGGCCTGGCGCTGTCCGGCTCGCAGGGCGTGGTCGGCTATCGCGATTTCGAGGACCGGCCGCTGTCGCGCGTTGGTGAACTGGTCGAGAACGTGCCGGGCGTGATCGCCACCCAGCACTCGGGCACCGGCAAGGCCAACCAATACTTCCTGCGCGGCTTCAATCTCGATCACGGCACCGATTTCGCGGGCTTTGTCGATGGCGCGCCGGTCAACATGCGTACCCACGGGCACGGCCAGGGCTATCTCGACCTCAATTTCCTGATC carries:
- a CDS encoding (2Fe-2S)-binding protein, with translation MAAIRLRVNGVAQSLDIDPATPLLWALRDHLGMTGTKFGCGIAQCGACTVHLNGEATRSCQVPLESVANAEIVTIEGLAHHGGARLQTLWNELNVPQCGYCQAGILMAAADLLKKIPRPADADIDAAVSNICRCGTYPRVRAAIHRAALEPA
- a CDS encoding nuclear transport factor 2 family protein: MSGAAIGGLDPRLAALLDREEIRELRLRYSRCLDSGDFDAFDSVFAADARVIVTVGEMQGTEAIEAGLADAYRQFDRDGRGHYPFSARRRQSPDHAHGRR
- a CDS encoding alkene reductase, whose amino-acid sequence is MRTLFSPFDLAGLALPNRIVMAPMTRARAIDTIPDDLTVLYYRQRATAGLIVSEGAPVSIEGRGYLFNPALYTPEQAAGWRRVTDAVHAEGGRIFAQLWHVGRVSHATLQPDGRAPVSSAATRGPASCAFAYGEDGTPGLVPVSEPRALETGEMARITRDFVRAARMAIDAGFDGVELHGANGYLFEQFVNGTLNRRDDRYGGSIENRLRFMLETIDALVAEVGGNRVGVRISPFGRLFDMHAYPDEAETWVAAAAAFNARPLAYVHLSDQLTIGAERMPEGFAHAFRQAYRGTLIAAGGFDRDSAEAALKSGDLDLVAFGRPFIANPDLVDRLRNGHPLAVPDRATWYGPSGEKGYTDYPTWPQQAATETAA
- a CDS encoding LysR family transcriptional regulator — its product is MIHQDRFTGLAEFVTTVRNGSFTSAAAHLGVTSSAVGKSLSRLEAKLGTKLMHRTTRRLTLTSEGQEYFEACVRILEDLDGVESGITTGRESPVGTIRLNLPAAFGRRHVMPVLMGLTARHPRLDLSVMFTERTTDIVNEGVDLAVRIGSLGDDADLTARRLGTQRLLICASPAYIAAQGAPATPRDLLTRDCIIGWRRVPRPTWLLKDETGAVARHEIHVRLEFSDGDAMVQAALAGGGLCQLPTWLISDELAAGRLVPVLDACAGAEMPIHAVWPASRYLQPKLRVVIDALADAASMAGSGFNP
- a CDS encoding HupE/UreJ family protein; its protein translation is MSFRSGPSPLLKIIAALALVLLAGPASAHLDESLTGGFLAGFHHPLSGPDHLLAMVAVGIWGAFLGRPLVVLLPVIFPTVMAFGGALGMAGVPMPPVEIGIALSVLLLGGAIAFAWRAPVWIAVTLVAIFAIFHGYAHGAELPSIADPIAFSLGFVLATGLLHVAGILLGLLNDRPGGEIATRVVGGLIAATGVYFLYRAIP
- a CDS encoding DUF4198 domain-containing protein gives rise to the protein MAKYGLPITLTVGVGVAIAAPALAHDFWLQPKGFQFPAPAAAPFSVLVGHGPARERWSGDPARVKFLIAVGPDGRQDHRADLGNSSGGNGVLRFARPGTYVLAMQTTPAASDLPALRYNSFAAEEGLTPALALRQRTGQTNANGRETYSRRVKALIQVGPTDAPQPQVTRPVGLTLEIVPEKDPYRLKADEPLPVRILFEGRPLAGALVKLTNLDFDTRPLETHRSDRAGRAIFTVPDHGAWLINVIWTKPIRGNPTADFETTFSSLTFGYGPKRR
- a CDS encoding DUF4331 domain-containing protein, which codes for MKLLGKFALGTAMASLCLANATAFASSHREAPGITERPKVDNTDVYAFRSYEPGREGFVTIIANFQPDQSPGSGPNYFTMDPDAIYEIHIDNDGDAIENLTYQFKFTNTLRNGTGITLPIGDKTLPIALRAAGPATATDQSNVGELETYTVTQITGDRRAGTRAAIAASTGGSTTFTKPIDNTGNKTIPDYAGYANQYVYNVALPSCSTAGRVFVGQRAEAFAVNLGEVFDLVNFVPIEGDSAPGANDGRGFPGGIRQSRNNDDLVGKKNVTSIAIELPITCITGGGNGVVGVWSTASLPQAELRDPTPTYAVPALQGGAYVQVSRLGMPLVNELVIGLNQKDLFNAVKPTADAALGDYVTNPTLPAILDRLFRAPVNATLGTSFTNLAPNNFPRNDLVATFLTGIRTLNQMSRVTPSEMIRLNTAIAPTPRATQSTFGVAGDDLAGFPNGRRPGDDTVDITLRVAMGRLCHPVPINRVATDLGLCTPANAPTGMVAYTDGAPISARDLGTGFPYLNTPIPGSPRTARNAAAAAPAVQ
- a CDS encoding DUF4394 domain-containing protein: MRVTYFRPLVLASTTALALGMAGGASAQTLQTVGAGNTLVSIGATAPGTVTRSVAITGVAAGTTIGGIDYRPASPRVLYGVSNVGQLYAINSRTGAATAVGTPAIPTISSIALDFNPTVDRIRLITQVGQDVRINPDNGALAAIDGPIAYATTDASAGQIATVAGAAYTNSVAGATTTTLYVIDNRGGLAPARLATQGNATVSPNNGTLFTVGSTGVASTGSVGFDISREGAAYATLTNPTTGVTSLYSINLTTGAATLIGALSGNTTYNGLAVQLASFASMGTTPNQAAVGGVLDGFVGLPSGNTLALFNAIDGTFATPGAQSAALLALSPAAYSNLPDISLNAVESQETTIGRVTRAGRTGAAMGDGSRAALDADGKANLWISGGSRYGRYKAAIDRYGADTDEYHFIGGADYQIMPTVAVGAFGGYSSTNAHLGPNASRGRLENGFGGLYATASVGPAYVTGWGSYNDLTWAVTRNVAIGAFRDSNSARTKGTVYAGGGTLGLAYDFGGFELEPTASVRYAYTKIDGFIELGGVSALTISRARDESLRSNLALRAAKSFEIMGATVKPSVHGGWYHEFQNRQHLISASFLNTATPTPFTFTTTALRRNYYNAGGSLDIGGGGPISFFAGYDVQFDKDREFYNMTLGMKLAL